The following are from one region of the Streptomyces tuirus genome:
- a CDS encoding FHA domain-containing protein produces the protein MPTCPNGHQSGSDDWCEVCGHRMAGAVPPPPPPPPPGGYGFPPPAGQGGPQGPGGQPGGRPPHLSAVPNAEPELCPQCRTPREGGAPFCEECRWNFLTNTATSYTPAAPPPGPGVRFQPPGRQGGPPPGPSYGGGDSYEYQGSRPSQMNRPAEPIPPFGGDPSGRPGPGGPGGPGGAQGGGYGYPQPGAAPTSPGPGGPGGFGGPPGPGGPGGPGGFGADPSRPVPPPPGPGGPGGPGGPGAPQAFHQSGPPAPPGFPQETQRPPQQGGPSFGGGDDDWVISPPTSGPGGQGGPGGPGQGGYGYPQPGATQAPSGPGGFPQAPQGPATWTATIGPDRDYFMAMMHRSGPEAAGLNLPAYSPEQQRTLTGNQLTIGRRRHSTGDTPDIDLSTPPEDPGVSHQHAVLVQQPDGSWAVVDQNSTNGTTVNGSEEPIQPFVPVPLQDGDRVHVGAWTTITIRRG, from the coding sequence ATGCCGACCTGCCCGAACGGACACCAGTCGGGTTCCGACGACTGGTGCGAGGTCTGCGGTCACCGCATGGCGGGTGCCGTGCCTCCGCCTCCTCCCCCGCCGCCGCCCGGTGGCTACGGCTTCCCGCCCCCCGCCGGCCAGGGTGGCCCGCAGGGCCCCGGGGGCCAGCCCGGCGGACGCCCGCCGCATCTGTCCGCCGTGCCGAACGCCGAGCCGGAGCTCTGCCCGCAGTGCCGTACGCCGCGTGAGGGCGGCGCCCCGTTCTGCGAGGAGTGCCGGTGGAACTTCCTCACGAACACGGCGACGTCGTACACCCCCGCGGCCCCGCCGCCCGGCCCGGGCGTGCGCTTCCAGCCACCGGGCCGGCAGGGCGGCCCGCCCCCCGGCCCGTCGTACGGCGGCGGTGACTCCTACGAGTACCAGGGCTCCCGCCCGTCACAGATGAACCGTCCGGCCGAGCCGATCCCGCCGTTCGGCGGCGACCCCTCGGGCCGCCCCGGCCCCGGTGGCCCCGGCGGACCCGGTGGTGCTCAGGGCGGTGGCTACGGCTACCCGCAGCCGGGCGCCGCTCCGACCTCGCCCGGCCCCGGCGGCCCTGGCGGCTTCGGTGGCCCTCCCGGTCCGGGTGGCCCTGGTGGCCCCGGCGGCTTCGGTGCCGACCCCTCCCGGCCGGTCCCGCCGCCGCCCGGTCCCGGCGGGCCCGGCGGTCCCGGCGGTCCCGGTGCTCCGCAGGCGTTCCACCAGTCCGGTCCGCCGGCCCCGCCCGGGTTCCCGCAGGAGACCCAGCGGCCTCCGCAGCAGGGCGGTCCGTCCTTCGGCGGCGGTGACGACGACTGGGTGATCTCCCCGCCGACGTCGGGCCCCGGCGGCCAGGGTGGCCCCGGCGGACCCGGTCAGGGCGGCTACGGCTACCCCCAGCCCGGCGCCACCCAGGCCCCGTCCGGCCCCGGCGGCTTCCCCCAGGCGCCGCAGGGACCCGCCACGTGGACCGCGACCATCGGTCCGGACCGCGACTACTTCATGGCGATGATGCACCGCTCCGGCCCCGAGGCCGCGGGGCTGAACCTGCCCGCGTACTCGCCCGAGCAGCAGCGCACGCTCACCGGCAACCAGCTCACCATCGGCCGCCGCCGGCACTCCACCGGCGACACCCCCGACATCGACCTGTCGACGCCGCCGGAGGACCCGGGCGTCTCGCACCAGCACGCCGTGCTGGTCCAGCAGCCCGACGGCAGCTGGGCGGTCGTCGACCAGAACTCGACGAACGGCACGACGGTCAACGGCTCGGAGGAACCGATCCAGCCGTTCGTCCCCGTACCGCTGCAGGACGGCGACCGGGTGCACGTGGGCGCCTGGACGACGATCACCATCCGCCGCGGCTGA
- a CDS encoding methyltransferase domain-containing protein yields MGGYAPGRELGGLAAAARAALVRRIEASGALDADPGWRDAFATVPRHLFVPYYYVGVAGGYERRWGESADPEARERWMRGAYEDTPLATRLRDGELLSSSSQPSLMADMLAALGIADGHTVLEIGAGTGYNAALLAHRLGDDKVTTVDLDPEITESARRHLAAAGYHPVVVTGDGARGVPQRAPFDRIIATCALGGVPRAWVAQTRPGGRILMPLATGLIVLTVTGAGQAEGRFLHTPAYFVPLRGAGRPGGEPVPLGGVPHRAREDDLFRFLLALTRGILDPQEAHALWEQEGRPQRERYGITVSEEREWAWLDDPEGPYAWPLPS; encoded by the coding sequence ATGGGCGGTTACGCACCCGGCAGGGAGCTCGGCGGTCTCGCCGCCGCCGCACGGGCGGCGCTGGTGCGGCGGATCGAGGCGAGCGGAGCCCTGGACGCCGATCCTGGCTGGCGGGACGCCTTCGCGACGGTCCCGCGGCACCTGTTCGTGCCGTACTACTACGTCGGCGTCGCCGGCGGCTACGAACGCCGCTGGGGCGAGAGCGCCGACCCCGAGGCGCGGGAGCGGTGGATGCGGGGCGCCTACGAGGACACCCCGCTGGCGACCCGGCTGCGCGACGGCGAGCTGCTGTCCTCCAGCAGCCAGCCGTCCCTGATGGCGGACATGCTGGCCGCGCTGGGCATAGCGGACGGCCACACCGTCCTGGAGATCGGCGCCGGCACCGGCTACAATGCGGCGCTGCTGGCCCACCGGCTGGGCGACGACAAGGTCACCACCGTCGATCTCGACCCGGAGATCACCGAGTCGGCCCGCCGGCACCTGGCCGCGGCCGGGTACCACCCGGTCGTCGTGACCGGTGACGGTGCCCGGGGTGTGCCGCAGCGCGCGCCGTTCGACCGGATCATCGCCACCTGCGCGCTGGGCGGCGTCCCGCGCGCCTGGGTCGCCCAGACCCGCCCCGGCGGCCGGATCCTCATGCCGCTCGCCACCGGCCTGATCGTGCTCACGGTCACCGGTGCCGGACAGGCCGAGGGACGATTCCTGCACACGCCCGCCTACTTCGTGCCGCTGCGCGGCGCGGGCCGGCCCGGCGGCGAGCCGGTCCCGCTGGGCGGGGTGCCGCACCGGGCCCGGGAGGACGACCTGTTCCGGTTCCTGCTGGCCCTGACCCGGGGGATCCTCGACCCGCAGGAGGCGCACGCGCTCTGGGAGCAGGAGGGCAGGCCGCAGCGCGAGCGCTACGGCATCACCGTCAGCGAGGAGAGGGAGTGGGCCTGGCTGGACGACCCGGAGGGGCCGTACGCCTGGCCCCTCCCGTCGTGA
- a CDS encoding globin codes for MDRVNEIRRGTLQEQTFYEQVGGEETFRRLVHRFYEGVAEDPLLRPMYPEEDLGPAEERFTLFLIQYWGGPTTYSDNRGHPRLRMRHAPFAVDRAAHDAWLKHMRVAVDELGLSEEHEHTLWKYLTYAAASMVNTEG; via the coding sequence ATGGATCGCGTGAATGAGATTCGGCGCGGCACGCTTCAGGAGCAGACCTTCTACGAGCAGGTCGGCGGGGAGGAGACCTTCCGCCGGCTCGTCCACCGTTTCTACGAGGGAGTCGCCGAGGACCCGCTGCTGCGGCCCATGTACCCCGAGGAGGACCTGGGCCCGGCCGAGGAGCGCTTCACGCTGTTCCTCATCCAGTACTGGGGCGGCCCCACGACGTACAGCGACAACCGCGGCCACCCGCGGCTGCGGATGCGGCACGCGCCCTTCGCGGTCGACCGTGCGGCGCACGACGCGTGGCTGAAGCACATGCGGGTCGCCGTCGACGAACTCGGGCTCTCCGAGGAGCACGAGCACACGCTGTGGAAGTACCTGACGTACGCGGCGGCCTCGATGGTCAACACCGAGGGCTGA
- a CDS encoding acyl-CoA thioesterase: MRHIYRCPLRWADMDAYGHVNNVVFLRYLEEARIDFLFRPEKDFKQGSVVARHEIDYKRQLVHRHHPVDIELWVTEIRAASFTLTYEVKDDDQVYVRASTVIVPFDFEAQRPRRITAEEREFLRAYMDDAEEEAVAA, from the coding sequence TTGCGGCACATCTACCGCTGCCCGCTGCGCTGGGCGGACATGGACGCGTACGGCCACGTCAACAACGTGGTGTTCCTGCGCTACCTGGAGGAAGCCCGTATCGACTTCCTGTTCCGCCCGGAGAAGGACTTCAAGCAGGGGTCCGTGGTGGCACGCCATGAGATCGACTACAAGCGGCAGCTCGTCCACCGGCACCACCCGGTGGACATCGAGCTGTGGGTCACCGAGATAAGGGCCGCGTCCTTCACCCTCACCTACGAGGTGAAGGACGACGACCAGGTCTATGTGCGGGCCTCGACGGTCATCGTGCCGTTCGACTTCGAGGCGCAGCGCCCGCGCCGGATCACCGCGGAGGAGCGGGAGTTCCTCCGCGCGTACATGGATGACGCCGAGGAGGAGGCCGTCGCCGCATGA
- the ettA gene encoding energy-dependent translational throttle protein EttA has translation MAEFIYTMRKARKAHGDKVILDDVTTSFLPGAKIGVVGPNGAGKSTILKIMAGIEQPSNGDAFLTPGYTVGILLQEPPLTEDKTVLENVQEGVAGIKGKLDRFNEIAEQMATDYTDELMEEMGKLQEDLDHANAWDLDAQLEQAMDALGCPPGDWPVTNLSGGERRRVALCKLLLEQPDLLLLDEPTNHLDAESVNWLEQHLAKYPGTVVAVTHDRYFLDNVAQWICEVDRGRLYPYEGNYSKYLETKAARLKVEGQKDAKRQKRLKEELEWVRSNAKGRQAKSKARLARYEEMAAEADKMRKLDFEEIQIPPGPRLGNVVVEVSNLTKGFGDKLLIDDLSFTLPRNGIVGIIGPNGAGKTTLFKMIQGIEEPDSGAIKVGDTVKISYVDQSRENIDPKKSLWAVVSDELDYINVGQVEMPSRAYVSAFGFKGPDQQKPAGVLSGGERNRLNLALTLKQGGNLLLLDEPTNDLDVETLSSLENALLEFPGAAVVVSHDRWFLDRVATHILAYEGESKWFWFEGNFESYEKNKIERLGPDAARPHRATYKKLTRG, from the coding sequence TTGGCTGAGTTCATTTACACCATGCGCAAGGCGCGCAAAGCGCACGGCGACAAGGTGATCCTCGACGACGTGACGACCAGCTTCCTGCCGGGGGCGAAGATCGGCGTCGTCGGCCCGAACGGCGCCGGCAAGTCGACGATCCTGAAGATCATGGCCGGCATCGAGCAGCCGTCCAACGGTGACGCCTTCCTCACGCCCGGTTACACGGTCGGCATCCTGCTCCAGGAGCCCCCGCTGACCGAGGACAAGACCGTCCTGGAGAACGTCCAGGAGGGTGTCGCCGGGATCAAGGGCAAGCTCGACCGGTTCAACGAGATCGCCGAGCAGATGGCGACCGACTACACCGACGAGCTCATGGAGGAGATGGGCAAGCTCCAGGAGGACCTCGACCACGCCAACGCGTGGGACCTGGACGCCCAGCTGGAGCAGGCCATGGACGCCCTGGGCTGCCCGCCCGGCGACTGGCCCGTCACCAACCTCTCCGGTGGTGAGCGCCGCCGCGTCGCGCTGTGCAAGCTGCTGCTGGAGCAGCCCGACCTGCTGCTGCTCGACGAGCCCACCAACCACCTCGACGCCGAGTCGGTGAACTGGCTGGAGCAGCACCTGGCCAAGTACCCGGGCACCGTCGTCGCGGTCACCCACGACCGGTACTTCCTCGACAACGTCGCCCAGTGGATCTGCGAGGTCGACCGCGGTCGCCTCTACCCCTACGAGGGCAACTACTCCAAGTACCTGGAGACCAAGGCCGCCCGCCTCAAGGTCGAGGGCCAGAAGGACGCCAAGCGGCAGAAGCGGCTCAAGGAAGAGCTGGAGTGGGTGCGGTCCAACGCCAAGGGGCGCCAGGCCAAGTCCAAGGCGCGTCTGGCCCGCTACGAGGAGATGGCCGCCGAGGCCGACAAGATGCGGAAGCTGGACTTCGAGGAGATCCAGATCCCGCCGGGCCCGCGTCTGGGCAACGTCGTCGTCGAGGTCAGCAACCTCACCAAGGGCTTCGGCGACAAGCTGCTCATCGACGATCTCAGCTTCACGCTGCCGCGCAACGGCATCGTCGGGATCATCGGCCCGAACGGCGCCGGCAAGACCACCCTGTTCAAGATGATCCAGGGCATCGAGGAGCCGGACTCCGGCGCCATCAAGGTCGGCGACACCGTCAAGATCTCCTACGTCGACCAGAGCCGCGAGAACATCGACCCCAAGAAGTCGCTGTGGGCCGTCGTCTCCGACGAGCTGGACTACATCAACGTCGGCCAGGTCGAGATGCCGTCCCGGGCCTACGTGTCCGCCTTCGGCTTCAAGGGTCCGGACCAGCAGAAGCCGGCCGGCGTGCTCTCCGGCGGTGAGCGCAACCGGCTGAACCTCGCGCTCACCCTCAAGCAGGGCGGCAACCTGCTGCTCCTCGACGAGCCGACCAACGACCTCGACGTCGAGACCCTCTCCAGCCTGGAGAACGCGCTGCTGGAGTTCCCCGGTGCGGCCGTGGTCGTCTCCCACGACCGGTGGTTCCTGGACCGGGTCGCCACGCACATCCTCGCCTACGAGGGTGAGTCCAAGTGGTTCTGGTTCGAGGGCAACTTCGAGTCGTACGAGAAGAACAAGATCGAGCGGCTCGGTCCGGACGCCGCCCGTCCGCACCGCGCCACCTACAAGAAGCTGACCCGGGGCTGA
- a CDS encoding GntR family transcriptional regulator — protein sequence MPEQPPYLRIADELRRRIAEHVWEPGDRLPSRAQIGQECGVGENVVRRAQELLISQGVLEGRAGSGTYVAEPRQRVRVVRSSAREQPEKSPFRADMKALGKQGDWESKTDAKVPAPADIAARLGIAEGDLCVRTAYEFLADGRPVQLSTSWEPYDLTAGTLVVLPEGGPHAGAGVVNRMAAIGVNVSHAVEQPEPRQATAEEASLLGIQKAALVTHIRRTYYSDDGRPVETADIVVPAAHCEIVYEIPINR from the coding sequence ATGCCTGAGCAGCCGCCCTACCTCCGCATCGCCGACGAACTCCGGCGGCGGATCGCGGAGCACGTGTGGGAGCCGGGAGACCGGCTGCCGTCGCGCGCTCAGATCGGCCAGGAGTGCGGCGTCGGTGAGAACGTGGTTCGCCGCGCGCAGGAGCTGCTGATCTCCCAGGGTGTGCTGGAAGGTCGCGCCGGATCGGGGACCTACGTCGCCGAGCCCCGGCAACGGGTGCGGGTCGTCCGGTCGTCTGCGCGTGAGCAGCCTGAGAAGTCGCCCTTCCGTGCCGATATGAAGGCTCTGGGCAAGCAAGGCGACTGGGAGAGCAAGACCGACGCCAAGGTGCCGGCCCCAGCAGACATCGCTGCGCGGTTGGGCATCGCCGAGGGCGATCTGTGCGTCAGGACGGCATACGAGTTCCTGGCCGACGGCAGGCCGGTGCAGCTGTCGACGAGCTGGGAGCCGTACGACCTCACGGCAGGGACTCTCGTCGTTCTCCCCGAGGGAGGCCCGCACGCTGGGGCCGGTGTCGTGAACCGCATGGCAGCGATCGGCGTCAACGTCAGCCACGCGGTGGAGCAGCCGGAGCCGCGTCAGGCGACGGCCGAGGAGGCCTCTCTTCTGGGCATCCAGAAGGCCGCCCTCGTCACGCACATCCGGCGGACGTACTACAGCGACGACGGGCGCCCCGTCGAGACAGCGGACATCGTCGTGCCCGCAGCTCACTGCGAGATCGTCTACGAGATCCCGATCAACCGGTAG
- a CDS encoding DUF3800 domain-containing protein yields the protein MPARRLVRAYVDETGDRGLSPTASQFFSFAAVLVADEDEPAMRAALSQLRRDLRVPHGKALHWKDHVKVYPRRQYVTTKLAQLTGVQITYVVVEKAAIPAHAGMRRDQVIFYNFAAGIILERLLLAARDWPGGSRDLLIKFGHVRGFDHRTTCEYFKIKPQLGPGWVPWGLLQGQPTFQDQAKWDGLQAADQYAGMLSAAIRSDQYGGYEPSHLLGVRHQIRRSAQGVSRNYGFKILGNEATFTSLPWWPPEGL from the coding sequence ATGCCTGCGCGTCGGCTCGTTCGGGCGTACGTAGACGAAACTGGCGATCGCGGGCTATCCCCCACGGCGTCTCAGTTCTTTTCCTTTGCTGCTGTGCTGGTCGCTGACGAAGATGAACCCGCCATGCGTGCAGCGTTGTCGCAGCTTCGACGGGACCTGAGGGTGCCGCACGGCAAGGCGTTGCACTGGAAGGATCACGTCAAGGTCTACCCTCGTCGCCAGTACGTGACGACGAAGCTTGCGCAGCTCACGGGTGTTCAGATCACCTATGTCGTCGTTGAAAAGGCGGCGATCCCGGCACATGCGGGGATGCGGCGCGACCAAGTGATCTTCTACAACTTTGCTGCCGGCATCATTCTCGAGCGACTTCTCCTTGCGGCGCGAGACTGGCCCGGAGGAAGTCGTGACCTTCTCATCAAGTTCGGGCATGTGCGAGGCTTTGATCACCGCACTACTTGTGAATACTTCAAGATCAAGCCTCAGCTGGGGCCTGGGTGGGTGCCATGGGGCCTGCTTCAGGGACAGCCGACTTTCCAAGATCAAGCTAAGTGGGATGGTCTCCAGGCCGCTGATCAATATGCAGGTATGCTGAGCGCCGCGATACGGTCTGATCAGTACGGCGGCTATGAGCCGTCACATCTGCTCGGGGTGCGGCATCAGATTCGCCGCAGTGCCCAAGGGGTCAGCCGTAACTACGGCTTCAAGATCCTTGGCAACGAGGCAACCTTTACATCTCTGCCCTGGTGGCCCCCAGAGGGGCTGTAG
- a CDS encoding DNA sulfur modification protein DndB → MIGYMQGGRQMMTTAMSAPDLVTMVTKPAAWNPVKTDAHGNRPRDTAHLKGIVKYLEDEEHFVLGAAVLYLTSKEASFTPHAIPGVTTEYDAAQVGLLSVDIGAKFDIGDGQHRIGAYEDIVQSRDDDDPIIERLKDSGQPLIIVIEDDHKRRAQDFADLQRNVKAPTQSLGQSMDRRQPINRELSDLFDTIPVFEDRVEYLKDNPGKLSAKLFSFKTVRYVSGLLLVGNKYRTPTTMDKAVNARFEGDSATEARAELIAFWTALGEMARFADVIEGEVKGAELREATYLLSAGVLYAIAFAVYTANGVASLMTDSADADLKEKIENTIPLAIRALDDVDFARIPEEKIKKATADEPLTEDDSIFVGTLIEPATGKLAAGRTAWEGAGMKLLRAILDNDELSFLRQ, encoded by the coding sequence GTGATCGGCTACATGCAGGGTGGGCGTCAGATGATGACGACCGCGATGAGCGCGCCCGACCTGGTGACGATGGTGACGAAGCCGGCCGCATGGAACCCGGTCAAGACGGATGCTCACGGTAACCGTCCTCGCGACACCGCTCACCTCAAGGGCATCGTGAAGTACCTGGAGGATGAGGAGCACTTTGTCCTTGGTGCCGCGGTGCTCTACCTGACGTCCAAGGAGGCCTCGTTCACGCCACACGCGATCCCCGGTGTTACGACGGAGTATGACGCAGCCCAGGTCGGGCTTCTCTCTGTGGATATCGGTGCCAAGTTCGATATCGGCGATGGTCAGCACCGCATCGGGGCGTACGAGGACATCGTGCAGAGCCGTGACGACGATGACCCGATCATTGAGCGGCTCAAGGACTCGGGCCAACCTCTGATCATCGTCATCGAAGACGACCACAAGCGCCGGGCGCAGGACTTTGCCGACCTTCAGCGCAACGTCAAGGCCCCGACTCAGTCGCTCGGTCAGTCCATGGACCGCCGTCAGCCGATCAACCGGGAGCTCAGCGACCTGTTCGACACCATCCCCGTGTTTGAGGATCGGGTCGAGTACCTCAAGGACAACCCCGGGAAGCTCTCCGCGAAGCTGTTCTCCTTCAAGACCGTCCGCTACGTGTCCGGGCTCCTGCTGGTGGGCAACAAGTACCGAACGCCCACGACAATGGACAAGGCGGTCAATGCTCGCTTCGAGGGGGACAGCGCGACGGAGGCACGTGCCGAATTGATCGCCTTCTGGACCGCCCTGGGTGAGATGGCGAGGTTCGCTGACGTGATCGAGGGCGAAGTGAAGGGCGCGGAACTCCGGGAGGCGACCTACCTGCTTTCGGCCGGCGTGCTCTACGCCATCGCCTTCGCCGTCTACACGGCCAACGGTGTGGCATCGCTCATGACTGACTCCGCTGACGCGGACCTCAAGGAGAAGATCGAGAACACCATCCCGCTGGCCATCAGGGCGCTGGACGACGTCGACTTTGCGCGCATCCCTGAAGAAAAGATCAAGAAGGCCACCGCGGACGAGCCGCTGACCGAAGACGACAGCATCTTCGTCGGCACCCTTATCGAGCCTGCGACCGGAAAGCTGGCAGCAGGCCGTACTGCGTGGGAAGGGGCTGGGATGAAGCTGTTGCGCGCCATCCTGGACAACGACGAGCTGTCCTTCCTGAGGCAGTAG
- a CDS encoding P-loop NTPase family protein, whose amino-acid sequence MAEDRSLEAAAGAEPQNDVLSAEQLRRITSLHRGFTYQHLYAVGCLLRLQAAEVRRLRVERDEDVEVEFDNRWLYLQVKTRRGNLTWGDVEGAVDQFRSIRDEHTAGRRSGTPYLVVVTNAGLGPDLLTRTRKASWPVDVAIVGPGRPHPAETWLPAPGSDLAAMLQNCTDQAEHIPFGSLSAETLVWKLAARVQYACTGAHGHEFAAADLPQLYEQFVEELQAFPQLPAIYRHRSGEPELANDNSVRLVVGFSGAGKTTWAANAAAHCPQQVTYFDVAGYQAASVPGALARELAARHFRPEAGSLPAAAGIEVLRAVHTLLVQAEIEVAVVVDNVHLLEIEDVRLLVDALPTARLIMLGHPRPEQIPLAAHLGISTESLDGWGTDTIAAVFDSEGCILDYGTAQRVLSLTAGLPLYVLNSAQLTRTAYAGDGAAFCDSVQAETHSKATAQEMILRQVLDRLAPRSRAVAGILAVAEVPLTGTELQRLAEAVSMRPTHAAQAVRDLSGWGFTQDFADGRVTLHDAVRPVALSASEDLPDEAAQRLREALLDLLEGQRGFPQVGRWMRLLAETGRIEQLLDLTTMEAFYEGGYPREIHATIAQTAQDPAQDNSIRFEAHNALATLAYSEGDQEAYASHVNVMEQLAAEGGDSSIGPRERVLLAIRQFILYGRAQDAHRLTAAFTAGLAQVVNGSREEHALRYNFANGLYQAGEFDRADVVATRLAADYCAYLGLSPSELTGPIIGLEARVGSSEDPDDYKRLADCLSLSVRARRSQGVVSGPETLSAIPAMHLYQLTGCWRQAVDSGQEVVDILMNAGDMQQALSILNRLLAMAKEFNLQEMMVGLRSQRAVVLAWLGDIAAARAEIGSLSGYEATPDQAADIRRQKSIIESLAAQQPS is encoded by the coding sequence GTGGCGGAAGATCGATCGCTTGAGGCAGCCGCAGGCGCCGAACCGCAGAATGATGTGCTCAGCGCCGAACAACTGAGGCGAATCACATCGTTGCATCGCGGGTTCACCTACCAGCATCTGTACGCCGTCGGCTGCCTACTGCGGCTACAGGCGGCGGAGGTCCGGCGCCTGCGCGTAGAACGCGACGAAGACGTGGAAGTGGAATTCGACAACCGCTGGCTCTACCTACAGGTCAAGACTCGTCGAGGCAACCTGACCTGGGGCGACGTGGAAGGTGCGGTCGACCAGTTCCGCAGCATTCGGGACGAGCACACGGCGGGCCGCCGCTCTGGCACCCCGTACCTGGTCGTGGTAACCAACGCGGGCTTGGGGCCGGACCTGCTCACCAGGACGCGAAAAGCGTCTTGGCCTGTGGACGTGGCGATTGTTGGGCCCGGTAGGCCTCACCCCGCAGAGACGTGGCTGCCGGCCCCAGGGAGCGACCTAGCTGCCATGTTGCAGAACTGCACTGACCAGGCTGAGCACATCCCCTTCGGGTCGCTGAGCGCCGAAACCCTGGTTTGGAAGCTCGCCGCACGCGTTCAGTACGCGTGCACCGGTGCTCACGGCCATGAGTTCGCTGCCGCAGACTTGCCGCAGTTGTACGAGCAATTCGTGGAGGAACTGCAGGCGTTTCCCCAGTTGCCCGCAATCTACCGGCACCGTAGCGGTGAGCCGGAGCTCGCGAACGACAATTCCGTGAGGTTGGTGGTCGGTTTCTCGGGGGCCGGCAAGACCACGTGGGCGGCGAACGCTGCCGCACACTGTCCCCAGCAGGTGACCTACTTCGACGTCGCCGGATACCAGGCCGCCTCCGTGCCGGGCGCGCTGGCGCGGGAGCTAGCCGCCCGGCATTTCAGGCCCGAGGCCGGTTCCTTGCCGGCCGCTGCGGGCATCGAGGTGCTGCGCGCTGTGCATACCCTGCTCGTCCAGGCAGAAATTGAGGTCGCTGTCGTCGTAGACAACGTCCACTTGCTCGAAATCGAGGATGTGCGACTGCTGGTCGATGCCTTGCCGACGGCCCGGCTGATCATGTTGGGGCATCCCCGACCGGAACAGATCCCTCTCGCCGCACACCTCGGCATATCCACGGAGTCGCTGGACGGCTGGGGCACCGACACCATCGCCGCGGTCTTCGACAGCGAAGGCTGCATCCTGGACTATGGCACCGCTCAACGTGTCCTCTCCCTCACGGCAGGCCTCCCCCTGTACGTGCTCAACTCCGCACAGTTGACCCGCACTGCATACGCCGGAGACGGTGCCGCCTTCTGCGACTCCGTGCAGGCCGAGACGCACAGCAAGGCCACGGCCCAGGAAATGATCCTGAGGCAGGTACTCGACCGCCTTGCGCCGCGTTCACGAGCTGTTGCCGGAATCCTCGCGGTCGCGGAGGTGCCTCTCACCGGCACCGAGCTCCAGCGGCTCGCGGAAGCGGTTTCCATGCGCCCTACTCATGCCGCGCAGGCTGTGCGTGACCTGTCTGGTTGGGGCTTCACGCAGGACTTCGCTGATGGCAGGGTGACGCTGCACGATGCGGTGCGTCCCGTGGCTTTGTCCGCCTCGGAGGACCTACCCGATGAGGCCGCCCAGCGGCTACGCGAAGCACTCCTCGACCTCCTGGAAGGACAGCGCGGGTTTCCGCAGGTCGGACGCTGGATGCGTTTGCTGGCCGAGACGGGCCGGATCGAGCAACTGCTCGACCTCACCACGATGGAGGCGTTCTACGAGGGTGGGTACCCCCGCGAGATCCACGCCACGATCGCGCAGACCGCCCAGGATCCCGCCCAGGACAACAGCATCCGGTTCGAAGCCCACAACGCCCTGGCCACCTTGGCCTACTCCGAAGGTGACCAGGAGGCGTACGCCAGTCACGTGAACGTCATGGAACAGCTGGCCGCAGAGGGCGGTGACAGCAGCATCGGCCCGCGGGAGAGAGTCCTCCTGGCCATTCGCCAGTTCATCCTCTACGGCCGCGCCCAGGATGCTCATCGCCTGACGGCGGCGTTCACCGCTGGCCTGGCTCAAGTGGTTAACGGATCGCGGGAGGAGCATGCTCTGCGCTACAACTTCGCCAACGGCTTGTACCAAGCGGGTGAGTTCGACCGTGCTGACGTGGTGGCGACCAGGTTGGCTGCAGACTACTGCGCCTACCTCGGTCTCAGCCCCAGCGAGCTCACCGGACCAATCATTGGTCTGGAGGCACGGGTCGGCTCCAGCGAGGACCCGGACGACTACAAGCGGCTCGCCGACTGTCTCTCGCTGTCCGTCAGGGCCCGTCGCAGTCAGGGCGTGGTCAGTGGCCCCGAGACTCTTTCGGCCATCCCAGCAATGCATCTGTACCAACTCACTGGCTGCTGGCGTCAGGCCGTCGACTCTGGACAAGAAGTGGTTGACATCCTGATGAACGCTGGCGATATGCAGCAGGCTCTGAGCATCCTCAACCGCCTACTTGCGATGGCCAAGGAGTTCAACCTGCAGGAGATGATGGTCGGCCTGCGGTCCCAGCGTGCGGTCGTCCTCGCGTGGCTCGGAGACATCGCCGCCGCCCGGGCCGAAATCGGCAGCCTGTCCGGCTACGAGGCCACTCCCGACCAAGCCGCCGACATTCGCCGCCAGAAGTCCATCATCGAATCGCTCGCCGCCCAGCAGCCCAGCTGA